One part of the Raphanus sativus cultivar WK10039 chromosome 7, ASM80110v3, whole genome shotgun sequence genome encodes these proteins:
- the LOC108814845 gene encoding isoflavone reductase homolog P3 — translation MATEQSKILVIGGTGYIGKFIVEGSAKSGHQTFALVRESSLSDPVKGKIVQNFKDLGVTILYGDLSDKESLVKAIQHVDVVISTVGLSQLMNQINIISAIKESGKHIKRFLPSEFGNDVDRTVAIGPAKSEFAMKAEIRRVVEAEGVPYTYVINNCFNGYFLATLAQCETRLTSPPRDRVTIYGDGNAKAILNKEEDIAAYTMRAVDDPRTLNKTVYINPPKNIVSQNDVVAVWESKIGETLEKTYVSEEELLKKIPQSPHPLDLLLALNHAIFVKGDQTWFTIEPSFGVEASQLYPDVKYTSVDEYLNQFV, via the exons ATGGCGACGGAGCAAAGCAAGATTCTGGTCATTGGAGGAACTGGTTACATCGGAAAGTTCATCGTCGAAGGCAGCGCCAAATCTGGCCACCAAACATTCGCTCTCGTCAGAGAATCCTCCCTCTCCGATCCTGTTAAGGGCAAGATCGTCCAGAACTTCAAAGATCTCGGCGTCACGATACTATAC GGAGATTTAAGCGACAAGGAGAGCCTAGTGAAAGCGATTCAACACGTTGATGTAGTGATTTCCACCGTTGGTCTCTCTCAACTCATGAACCAGATCAATATTATTTCTGCTATTAAAGAATCTGGCAAGCATATTAAG AGGTTCTTGCCTTCTGAGTTTGGTAATGACGTGGATCGAACGGTGGCTATTGGACCAGCAAAGTCGGAGTTCGCAATGAAGGCTGAGATCCGCCGTGTCGTTGAAGCTGAAGGCGTACCGTATACATACGTGATTAATAATTGCTTTAATGGATATTTCTTGGCTACACTTGCTCAATGTGAAACGAGACTCACTTCTCCTCCTAGAGACAGAGTGACCATCTATGGAGATGGTAACGCTAAAG CCATTTTAAACAAAGAGGAAGACATTGCTGCATACACCATGAGAGCTGTCGATGATCCAAGGACTCTCAACAAGACTGTCTACATAAACCCTCCAAAGAACATTGTCTCGCAGAACGATGTAGTTGCCGTGTGGGAGAGCAAGATTGGTGAAACTCTGGAGAAGACTTACGTTTCAGAGGAAGAACTCCTCAAGAAAATCCCAC AGTCACCACATCCTCTGGATCTTCTGTTGGCTTTGAATCATGCTATCTTTGTGAAAGGAGATCAGACCTGGTTTACAATAGAGCCTTCCTTTGGTGTGGAAGCTTCTCAGCTTTATCCTGATGTCAAGTACACAAGCGTCGATGAGTATCTCAACCAGTTTGTGTAA
- the LOC108816103 gene encoding protein RADIALIS-like 6, with product MASNSRSSSWTFKQNKMFERALAVYDKDTPDRWHNVANAVGGKSAEEVKRHYDILVEDLINIETGRVPLPNYKSSNKTFESNSRGINDFNTRLMKNLKI from the exons ATGGCGTCAAATTCCAGAAGCTCGTCATGGACGTTTAAGCAGAACAAGATGTTCGAGAGAGCCTTGGCAGTTTACGACAAGGACACACCTGACCGATGGCACAATGTAGCAAACGCTGTCGGAGGGAAATCTGCAGAGGAAGTGAAGCGTCACTATGACATCCTCGTCGAAGATCTCATCAACATCGAAACTGGTCGTGTTCCTTTGCCTAACTACAAGAGTAGTAACAAGACCTTCGAATCTAACTCCAGAGGCATCAATGACTTCAACACGAG GCTAATGAAGAATTTGAAGATCTAG
- the LOC108814992 gene encoding uncharacterized protein LOC108814992: MPPFRFNIPFFSYGSPSRSSSGTSSPSPPPTPPTSSRPPFRPGGIAQPSKPATLLETKPKVPPTLSRAKSNVAATAASSSASQLPSRGAARPTKKSNQYGSPVKKPESLRAEEQKVAMKDRPSREAGENSNPVAEKHPIARSEQKEAQEQRKRREVEKLAVVDRDSKTAQEQQKSKETEKLAVEENKKGLQKDMEKNSKTEKEQEKSKVTDKLAVEEKKKVLGIDRGENSKTTQEQHKREEAEKLAAEEKKKALSKDMEENSKTAQEQQRRKETEKLAAEEKKQALSKDTEENSKATQEQQKSKETEKLAAQERNTTTQHITAASESSRGSKDLPDRKTQNRTDNQTNDNHQKTKEGSSSMSKKIKEDIRDGLSKLTWGKSNGDNEKSVSVFTLTGENRGANMAIGSEKDKKDGEVHIRRGYKINPDESPDTTATETEGGTRPFNAKNHPKDDQEDGMVRAYVNGNSQGVNNSIICDSSVQQNDPGIHMNLKFEKSKKEDETISPPVEKKPATEKLLKYEPRVRRRCLRGLLAESSQSDPENPSKPRRHGCRFTCKDKDIENT, encoded by the coding sequence ATGCCTCCTTTCCGTTTTAACATCCCTTTCTTCTCTTATGGCTCTCCTTCTCGTTCCTCTTCAGGGACTTCTTCCCCATCACCACCACCAACTCCTCCCACTTCTTCACGCCCTCCTTTTCGTCCTGGTGGCATCGCTCAGCCGTCAAAGCCAGCCACGTTACTAGAAACAAAGCCAAAAGTGCCACCGACACTTTCTAGGGCTAAAAGCAATGTTGCGGCAACTGCAGCTTCTTCGTCTGCGTCTCAGTTGCCCTCTCGCGGCGCAGCCAGGCCAACCAAAAAGAGTAACCAGTATGGTTCTCCGGTAAAGAAACCTGAGTCTCTGAGGGCAGAGGAGCAAAAGGTGGCGATGAAAGATAGGCCATCCAGAGAAGCTGGTGAGAATAGCAATCCGGTAGCAGAGAAGCATCCGATTGCACGTTCTGAACAAAAAGAAGCTCAGGAGCAGAGGAAAAGAAGAGAAGTAGAGAAACTTGCGGTGGTAGATAGGGATTCAAAAACAGCTCAGGAACAGCAGAAGAGCAAAGAAACCGAGAAACTTGCAGTGGAAGAAAATAAGAAGGGTCTTCAAAAGGACATGGAAAAGAATTCAAAAACAGAAAAGGAACAGGAGAAGAGCAAAGTAACCGATAAACTTGCGgtggaagaaaagaagaaagttcTTGGAATAGATAGGGGAGAGAATTCAAAAACAACTCAAGAACAACACAAGAGAGAGGAAGCAGAGAAACTTGCagcagaagaaaagaagaaagctcTTAGCAAGGACATGGAAGAGAATTCAAAAACAGCTCAGGAACAACAGAGGAGAAAGGAAACAGAGAAACTTGCAGCGGAAGAAAAGAAGCAAGCTCTTAGCAAGGACACGGAAGAGAATTCAAAAGCAACTCAAGAACAACAGAAGAGCAAAGAAACCGAGAAACTTGCAGCACAAGAAAGAAATACAACCACACAACATATCACGGCAGCATCAGAATCCTCGAGAGGGTCGAAAGACCTACCAGATAGAAAGACACAAAACAGAACAGATAATCAAACCAACGACAATCatcagaaaacaaaagaagGTTCATCGTCGATGAGCAAAAAGATCAAAGAAGACATCAGAGACGGACTCAGCAAGCTTACTTGGGGGAAAAGCAACGGTGACAACGAGAAATCTGTGAGTGTCTTTACTCTAACAGGGGAAAACAGAGGAGCCAATATGGCAATAGGTTctgaaaaagacaagaaagATGGTGAGGTTCATATACGCCGTGGCTATAAAATTAATCCAGACGAGAGCCCGGATACCACAGCCACGGAAACAGAAGGAGGAACAAGACCCTTCAACGCCAAGAACCACCCTAAAGACGACCAAGAAGACGGTATGGTTAGGGCATACGTAAACGGAAACAGTCAGGGGGTTAATAACTCGATTATATGCGATAGTTCAGTGCAACAAAATGATCCAGGCATTCATATGAATTTGAAGTTTGAAAAATCTAAGAAAGAGGATGAAACTATTAGTCCACCGGTGGAGAAAAAACCGGCGACGGAGAAGCTGTTGAAGTATGAGCCGAGGGTGAGGAGGAGATGTTTGAGAGGGTTGCTTGCAGAGTCGAGTCAGTCGGATCCGGAGAATCCCTCGAAGCCTAGGAGACATGGTTGCCGCTTTACCTGTAAAGACAAAGACATAGAGAACAcataa
- the LOC108816808 gene encoding zinc-finger homeodomain protein 5 has translation MDMRSHEMVERRRDDNGNNGVGNISSIANEDNVNGNNTRVSCNSQTLDHHQSKSPSSFAISAAAKTAVRYRECLKNHAANVGGSVHDGCGEFMPSGEEGTIEALRCAACDCHRNFHRKEVDGVGSSDVIAHHHRQHHHQYGGGGGGRRPPPPNMMLNPLMLPPPPSYTPMHHHKYGMSPPGGAGMVTPMSVAYGGGGGGGGGAESSSEDLNMYGQSSGEHGGGGGATAGQMAFSMSSKKRFRTKFTTEQKERMMEFAEKLGWRMNKQDEEELKRFCGEIGVKRQVFKVWMHNNKNNARKPPPSTVTGSTL, from the coding sequence ATGGATATGAGAAGCCATGAAATGGTAGAGAGACGAAGAGATGACAATGGCAACAATGGTGTTGGTAACATCAGTAGCATTGCAAATGAAGATAATGTCAACGGTAACAACACTCGTGTCTCTTGCAACTCTCAAACCCTAGATCACCACCAGTCCAAGTCCCCGTCTTCTTTTGCCATCTCCGCCGCCGCTAAAACCGCCGTACGGTACCGGGAGTGTCTCAAGAACCACGCGGCCAACGTCGGCGGAAGCGTGCACGACGGATGCGGCGAGTTTATGCCGAGCGGCGAAGAAGGGACGATCGAAGCTCTCAGATGCGCCGCTTGCGATTGCCACCGTAATTTCCACCGGAAAGAAGTCGACGGTGTCGGAAGCTCTGATGTAATCGCTCACCACCACCGTCAGCACCACCATCAGtacggtggaggaggaggagggaggagACCGCCGCCGCCGAACATGATGCTTAACCCACTCATGCTTCCTCCGCCGCCGAGTTACACGCCGATGCACCACCACAAGTACGGAATGAGTCCGCCTGGCGGTGCAGGAATGGTGACGCCGATGAGCGTCGCTTACGGCGGCGggggtggaggtggaggaggagctgAGTCGTCTAGTGAAGATCTGAACATGTACGGACAATCAAGCGGAGAgcatggaggaggaggaggagcaacGGCGGGACAAATGGCGTTTTCGATGTCGTCGAAGAAACGGTTCAGGACGAAGTTCACGACGGAGCAGAAGGAGAGGATGATGGAGTTCGCGGAGAAGCTAGGATGGAGGATGAACAAGCAAGACGAAGAAGAGCTCAAGAGGTTCTGTGGTGAGATCGGAGTTAAGAGGCAAGTCTTCAAAGTGTGGATGCATAACAACAAGAACAATGCTAGGAAACCACCACCGTCGACAGTAACAGGAAGTACTCTCTAA